One Hydrogenophaga crassostreae genomic region harbors:
- a CDS encoding M3 family metallopeptidase, with protein MNAPTNTNPLLDFAGLPHFDTIAPTHVAPAIDALLKAANEALETVTQDDFPADWTSMATVLDVVTERLSHAWGAVSHLNGVADTPELRAAYNEALPRVTEFYTRLGADERLFAKYKAMDVAKLTDEQRQAHKNAMRGFVLGGADLKGEARKRFAWLQERQAELTQKFSENALDATDGFAIYVSAEELAGVPGDVLKATAAAAKVDGKSGHKLTLKLPVYLPVMQFAHNAGVREQLYKAYATRASDQAPKESQIWDNTAIMVELLALRQEESELLGYRHFADVSLVPKMAESPEQVVAFLRELAVKAKPFGEKDLADLKSIAASDLGLNDPQPWDWTYISEKLKEARYAFSEQEVKPYFPLDKVLAGLFQIVETLFDVAIRPDQAAVWNPSVRFFRIERNSPKGMQLVGQFYLDPSARNGKRGGAWMDDVRARWMRPDTGLLQTPVAHLVCNFSEGVDGKPALLTHDDVITLFHEFGHGLHHMLTQVNEHDVSGISGVEWDAVELPSQFMENFCWEWDVLKHMTAHVDTGAPLPRELFDKMLAAKNFQSGWQTLRQVEMSLVDMLLHSQATPPASGEAMLALHQQVRDEVALLVPPAYSRTINTFSHIFAGGYSAGYYSYKWAEVLSADAYAAFEEAGKISGQGALDVATGRRYRETILEAGGSRPAMESFKAFRGREPTIDALLRHQGMA; from the coding sequence ATGAACGCACCAACCAACACCAATCCCCTGCTTGATTTCGCTGGGCTGCCCCATTTCGACACCATTGCGCCGACCCATGTGGCGCCGGCGATCGATGCGTTGCTGAAGGCCGCAAATGAAGCGCTTGAGACGGTGACGCAAGACGATTTCCCGGCCGACTGGACATCCATGGCCACAGTGCTCGATGTCGTGACCGAGCGCCTCTCGCATGCCTGGGGCGCGGTGAGCCACCTCAATGGTGTGGCCGATACGCCGGAGTTGCGCGCGGCCTACAACGAAGCACTACCCCGTGTGACCGAGTTCTACACGCGCCTGGGGGCCGACGAACGGTTGTTTGCCAAATACAAGGCCATGGATGTGGCCAAGCTCACCGATGAGCAACGCCAGGCCCATAAAAACGCCATGCGCGGTTTTGTTCTGGGTGGTGCCGATTTGAAGGGTGAAGCGCGCAAGCGTTTTGCCTGGTTGCAGGAACGCCAGGCCGAGCTCACGCAAAAGTTCAGCGAAAACGCACTCGATGCTACCGACGGGTTTGCCATCTACGTCAGCGCCGAGGAACTCGCCGGCGTGCCTGGCGACGTACTGAAAGCCACCGCGGCAGCGGCAAAGGTCGATGGCAAAAGCGGCCACAAACTCACATTGAAGTTGCCCGTCTACTTGCCCGTGATGCAGTTTGCCCACAACGCCGGCGTGCGCGAACAACTCTACAAAGCGTATGCCACGCGCGCGAGCGACCAGGCCCCCAAAGAGTCCCAGATCTGGGACAACACAGCCATCATGGTCGAGCTCCTTGCACTGCGCCAGGAAGAATCCGAGTTGCTTGGCTACCGCCACTTTGCCGACGTTTCACTCGTGCCCAAGATGGCCGAATCACCCGAACAGGTGGTGGCCTTTTTGCGTGAACTGGCGGTCAAAGCCAAGCCGTTCGGCGAAAAAGATCTCGCCGATCTGAAGTCGATCGCAGCCAGCGATCTGGGTCTGAACGATCCCCAGCCCTGGGACTGGACGTATATCAGCGAAAAGCTCAAAGAGGCGCGATATGCCTTCAGCGAGCAGGAAGTCAAACCCTATTTCCCGCTCGACAAAGTGCTCGCCGGCCTGTTCCAGATCGTTGAGACCTTGTTTGACGTGGCCATTCGCCCCGACCAAGCGGCTGTCTGGAACCCCAGCGTCCGCTTTTTCCGCATCGAGCGCAACTCGCCAAAAGGTATGCAGCTGGTGGGCCAGTTTTACCTTGACCCATCGGCTCGCAACGGCAAGCGCGGTGGTGCCTGGATGGACGACGTGCGCGCCCGCTGGATGCGCCCCGACACGGGTCTGTTGCAGACCCCGGTGGCCCATCTGGTGTGCAACTTCTCTGAAGGCGTTGACGGCAAACCCGCTTTGCTCACACACGACGATGTGATCACCCTGTTCCATGAATTTGGCCATGGTCTGCATCACATGCTCACCCAGGTGAACGAACACGATGTGTCTGGCATCAGCGGAGTGGAATGGGACGCGGTCGAGTTGCCGAGCCAGTTCATGGAAAACTTCTGCTGGGAATGGGATGTGCTCAAACACATGACCGCCCACGTGGACACCGGCGCCCCCCTGCCACGCGAACTGTTCGACAAGATGCTCGCGGCCAAGAATTTCCAGAGCGGCTGGCAAACCCTGCGGCAAGTGGAGATGTCGCTGGTGGACATGCTCCTGCACAGCCAGGCGACCCCACCAGCCTCGGGCGAAGCCATGCTGGCCTTGCACCAACAGGTGCGCGATGAAGTGGCCTTGCTGGTGCCACCCGCTTACAGCCGCACGATCAACACCTTCAGTCACATTTTTGCTGGTGGTTATTCTGCTGGGTATTACAGCTACAAGTGGGCCGAGGTGCTTTCGGCCGATGCCTATGCCGCGTTCGAAGAAGCGGGCAAAATCTCTGGCCAGGGCGCGCTGGACGTGGCCACCGGCCGCCGCTACCGCGAAACCATCCTGGAAGCTGGCGGCAGCCGGCCGGCGATGGAGTCGTTCAAGGCGTTTCGTGGGCGCGAACCCACCATTGATGCTCTGCTGCGCCACCAAGGCATGGCTTGA
- a CDS encoding glutaredoxin family protein codes for MNPIQPRFRLSFTSRQWLACGVVLCAAVSATAHAQGVYRIVGPDGKVTFSDQPPPAAAKNNLPSPAATATGGGAAAAGGRLPIELRKAASQFPVVLYTGKDCSPCNSGRNMLINRGIPFTEKTIDNNESVAALKQLSGQNSIPLLTIGSQQLKGFSDTNWSQYLTAAGYPEKSALPSNYPRASATPLAEASLAKQVDTPKPAEPAEAAAPEREVPVASPNSGIRF; via the coding sequence ATGAATCCCATTCAGCCCCGTTTCCGCCTGAGTTTCACCAGCCGCCAATGGCTCGCCTGCGGCGTTGTGCTTTGTGCGGCAGTGAGCGCGACGGCCCATGCGCAAGGCGTGTATCGCATCGTCGGGCCTGACGGCAAGGTCACTTTCTCTGACCAGCCACCTCCAGCGGCCGCCAAAAACAACCTGCCTTCACCAGCCGCAACAGCCACTGGTGGCGGCGCGGCGGCTGCTGGCGGTCGTTTGCCCATTGAACTGCGCAAAGCGGCGAGCCAGTTTCCGGTGGTGCTGTACACGGGCAAAGACTGCTCGCCGTGCAACAGCGGACGCAACATGCTGATCAACCGCGGCATCCCATTTACCGAGAAAACCATTGACAACAACGAGTCTGTGGCGGCGCTCAAGCAGCTCAGCGGACAGAATTCGATTCCTTTGCTGACAATTGGCTCGCAGCAACTGAAGGGCTTTTCCGATACCAACTGGTCGCAATACCTCACTGCGGCCGGCTACCCTGAAAAATCGGCTCTCCCCAGCAACTACCCGCGCGCGAGCGCAACGCCATTGGCCGAGGCCAGCCTGGCCAAACAGGTTGACACCCCGAAGCCTGCTGAACCCGCAGAGGCGGCAGCGCCTGAGCGTGAGGTGCCCGTTGCGTCACCCAATTCGGGCATTCGTTTCTAG
- the rpiA gene encoding ribose-5-phosphate isomerase RpiA, with product MTQDELKTLVGQAALAYVTPGEIVGVGTGSTVNKFIDALATMKDQIPGAVSSSEASTARLKALGIPVLEAADVAELSVYIDGADEIDAQGNMVKGGGAALTREKIVAAQSKRFVCIADESKMVKALGAFPLPVEVIPMAAARIARQFVAMGAQAKLRLKDGAPLVTDNGQQILDVTGLQIADPLAFESEVNQWPGVVTVGVFAHQRAHVCLLGTPSGVKTLTF from the coding sequence ATGACCCAAGACGAATTGAAAACCCTGGTGGGGCAAGCTGCCCTGGCGTATGTGACCCCCGGCGAGATCGTGGGCGTGGGCACCGGCTCCACCGTGAACAAGTTCATCGACGCCCTGGCGACCATGAAAGACCAGATCCCTGGCGCGGTGTCGAGCTCGGAGGCATCGACGGCGCGTTTGAAGGCGCTGGGCATCCCGGTGCTGGAAGCGGCGGACGTGGCCGAGCTGTCGGTTTACATCGATGGCGCCGACGAAATTGACGCGCAGGGCAACATGGTCAAGGGCGGCGGCGCCGCGCTGACCCGCGAAAAAATCGTGGCGGCGCAATCGAAGCGCTTCGTGTGCATCGCCGACGAATCCAAGATGGTGAAGGCGCTGGGCGCGTTTCCCTTGCCAGTCGAAGTGATCCCGATGGCGGCGGCCCGCATCGCGCGCCAGTTCGTCGCCATGGGCGCGCAAGCCAAACTCCGCCTGAAAGACGGTGCCCCGCTGGTGACCGACAACGGGCAGCAGATCCTGGATGTGACCGGCCTGCAGATCGCCGATCCGCTGGCGTTTGAGAGCGAAGTGAACCAGTGGCCGGGCGTGGTGACGGTGGGCGTGTTTGCCCACCAGCGTGCTCACGTGTGCTTGTTGGGCACGCCGTCAGGCGTGAAAACGCTGACGTTTTAG
- a CDS encoding quinone-dependent dihydroorotate dehydrogenase, whose protein sequence is MSLLPYSLARPFLFSMDPEAAHEVTLGGLAAIQRSPLTCLYGENRVDDPATVAGLNFPNRVGLAAGLDKNARCIDGLAAMGFGFVEVGTVTPLAQPGNPKPRMFRLPTANALINRLGFNNEGLQAFLTNVQQARFRKQGGGATPLLLGLNIGKNAATPIERATEDYLTCLDGVYPHADYVTVNISSPNTQNLRSLQSDEALDALLGAVTERREQLAQRHGKRIPIFVKIAPDLDGAQIDVVAATLQRYGCDSDGQPNNAWGVIATNTTLSREAVQGMPHATEAGGLSGAPVLEMSNKVIAQLRGKLGAGFPIVGVGGVMSAADAVSKMQAGADLVQIYTGLIYKGPALVRESAHAVKAFKR, encoded by the coding sequence ATGTCCCTGCTCCCCTACTCCCTCGCCCGCCCCTTTCTCTTCAGCATGGACCCCGAAGCGGCACACGAGGTCACGCTCGGCGGCCTGGCCGCCATCCAGCGCTCGCCGCTGACCTGCCTCTACGGCGAAAACCGCGTCGACGACCCGGCAACGGTCGCGGGCCTCAACTTCCCCAACCGGGTTGGCCTGGCCGCCGGACTCGACAAAAACGCCCGCTGCATCGATGGCCTCGCCGCCATGGGCTTTGGCTTCGTGGAAGTCGGCACCGTGACGCCGCTGGCCCAGCCCGGCAACCCCAAGCCGCGCATGTTCCGCCTGCCCACGGCCAATGCGCTCATCAACCGCCTGGGCTTCAACAACGAAGGCTTGCAGGCCTTTCTGACCAACGTGCAACAGGCGCGCTTTCGCAAGCAAGGCGGCGGCGCAACGCCCCTGTTGCTCGGCCTGAACATCGGCAAAAACGCCGCCACCCCCATTGAGCGGGCCACCGAAGACTATTTGACCTGCCTCGATGGCGTCTACCCCCACGCCGACTACGTCACCGTCAACATCTCCAGCCCGAACACACAAAATCTGCGCAGCCTGCAAAGCGATGAAGCGCTGGACGCGCTGCTCGGCGCCGTGACCGAGCGCCGCGAGCAGCTTGCGCAACGCCACGGCAAACGCATCCCCATCTTCGTGAAAATCGCCCCCGATCTCGACGGCGCTCAGATCGATGTGGTCGCCGCCACCTTGCAGCGCTACGGCTGCGACAGCGATGGCCAGCCCAACAACGCCTGGGGCGTGATCGCCACCAACACCACGCTGAGCCGCGAAGCCGTGCAAGGCATGCCCCACGCCACCGAAGCCGGCGGTCTCTCGGGTGCGCCGGTATTGGAGATGAGCAACAAGGTGATCGCGCAGCTGCGCGGCAAGCTGGGCGCCGGCTTCCCCATCGTGGGCGTGGGCGGCGTGATGAGCGCAGCCGACGCAGTGAGCAAGATGCAGGCGGGCGCGGACCTGGTGCAGATCTACACCGGCCTGATCTACAAAGGCCCTGCCCTGGTCCGCGAATCGGCCCATGCGGTCAAAGCGTTCAAGCGCTGA